ACCCTTCCAAAGGAGGAGTTCAAGGTCGAGCGCGTGAAAGTGCCGCCGATGGAGCAGGCTCCCATCTTCAGCAGCCTCCGGTGCTCGAAGTGTGGAGAGCTGGTCATGGAAACGAGGGCCGTTCACGTGGACGGGAAGCCCTATTGTCTCTCGTGCGCCGGGGAGAGGTACCTGGGAGTCCTCGGCCGCGGAATAGTCGAACTCGGAGGGAGGGAATGAGGATGAGGAAGCTACTGGCGCTTTTCCTCGTGTTCCTCGTGGTGGCGGTCAGCGGGTGCATGGGCAGCACTCAAACCGCCGAAGCTGGCAAGGACACCGTAACGGTTACCGACGCCCTTGGGAGGACGGTTGAGGTGCCTGCGAAGGTAACCAAGGTCGTCGCCGCTGGACCGGGCGCTCTGAGGCTGCTGGTCTACCTCAACGCGAGTGACATGGTCGTTGGAGTGGAGGACTTTGAGAAGCGCTACTCCTTTGGAAGACCCTACATAATCGCCCACCCAGAGCTGAAGGACCTGCCGAGCATAGGACCCGGGGGCCCGGGAAAGCTTCCGGACTTCGAGGCGCTCATAAACCTCAAGCCGGACGTGATATTCCTGACCTACGTTGACGAGAAGACGGCTGATGAGATAGAGGAGAAAACCGGCATCCCCGTCGTCGTCCTCAGCTACGGCCGGCTGGCCACCTTCGAGGACGAGGAACTCTTCAGGTCAATCGAACTGGCCGGGAAGATACTCGGGAAGGAGAAGCGGGCCGGGGAGGTTGTAGAGTTCATCAAGTCCGTCCAGGCCGACCTCGTGAAGCGCACGGAGGGCGTTGAGCCGAAGAGGGCCTACGTCGGCGGGATAGGCTACAAGGGCGCCCACGGGATAGAGAGCACAGACGGGAGCTATCCGCCGTTCAGGGTTGTCCACGCCGACAACGTGGCAAAGGAACTCGGCGACGGCCACCACATGATAGACAAGGAGAAGCTCCTGGAGTGGGAGCCGGACTACATATTCATAGACGAAGGAGGACTGAAGCTCACCCTCGACGATTATTCCAAGAACCCGGACTTCTACAACTCCCTCAAAGCCGTGAAGAACGGCAACGTCTATGGAATACTGCCCTTCAACTTCTACACCACCAACATAGGAACCGCCCTCGCCGATGCCTACTACATCGGCAAAGTCCTTTATCC
This window of the Thermococcus siculi genome carries:
- a CDS encoding iron ABC transporter substrate-binding protein — protein: MRKLLALFLVFLVVAVSGCMGSTQTAEAGKDTVTVTDALGRTVEVPAKVTKVVAAGPGALRLLVYLNASDMVVGVEDFEKRYSFGRPYIIAHPELKDLPSIGPGGPGKLPDFEALINLKPDVIFLTYVDEKTADEIEEKTGIPVVVLSYGRLATFEDEELFRSIELAGKILGKEKRAGEVVEFIKSVQADLVKRTEGVEPKRAYVGGIGYKGAHGIESTDGSYPPFRVVHADNVAKELGDGHHMIDKEKLLEWEPDYIFIDEGGLKLTLDDYSKNPDFYNSLKAVKNGNVYGILPFNFYTTNIGTALADAYYIGKVLYPGRFEDVDPAKKADEIYAFLVGKPVYGEMAAQFGGFGKIDLENGTVKYSLPTSP